In the genome of Sphingomonas naphthae, one region contains:
- a CDS encoding DUF4136 domain-containing protein: MNTSTASRRRLARAAAILAPALLLSLGGCATGFSADVARFQQMPPAQGQTFSIQSRDPRMQGGLEFRQYADLVSARLRSLGYQPAAGDGGAQLVVDLDYGVDNGQEKVVSEPSFGYGYGPGWGYGPGWGWGGRGRFAGAWGWGWNDPFLYGGFGGPQVRSYRYYTSFIDMTITRASGERVFEGKAKARSLDDSLPRLVPNLIDAMFTGFPGRSGEEMRITIPPPKRG, translated from the coding sequence ATGAACACGTCCACCGCTTCGCGCCGCCGCCTCGCCCGGGCAGCGGCGATTCTCGCGCCTGCGCTGCTCCTCTCGCTCGGCGGTTGCGCCACCGGCTTCAGCGCCGATGTCGCGCGCTTCCAGCAGATGCCCCCCGCGCAGGGGCAGACCTTTTCCATCCAGTCGCGCGATCCGCGGATGCAGGGTGGGCTGGAATTCCGCCAATATGCCGATCTGGTCAGCGCGCGCCTCCGCTCGCTCGGCTATCAGCCCGCCGCCGGCGACGGCGGCGCGCAGCTCGTCGTCGATCTCGATTACGGGGTCGATAACGGGCAGGAGAAGGTCGTGAGCGAGCCGAGCTTCGGCTATGGCTACGGCCCGGGCTGGGGATACGGCCCCGGCTGGGGCTGGGGCGGGCGCGGCCGCTTCGCCGGCGCCTGGGGCTGGGGCTGGAACGATCCCTTCCTCTACGGCGGCTTCGGCGGCCCGCAGGTGCGCAGCTATCGCTATTACACCAGCTTCATCGACATGACGATCACGCGCGCCAGCGGCGAGCGCGTTTTCGAGGGCAAGGCCAAGGCCCGCTCGCTCGACGACAGCCTGCCGCGCCTCGTGCCGAACCTGATCGACGCGATGTTCACCGGCTTCCCCGGCCGATCGGGCGAGGAAATGCGCATCACCATCCCGCCGCCCAAGCGCGGCTGA
- a CDS encoding phospholipase D-like domain-containing protein gives MPPPATDPPEPLPDRATSWRTETATRATVIVDADEYFAAARSAMLKAKHRILLIGWDFDARIDLGTSAEAPRAPRRVGRFILWLVKRNPDLQVYLLRWDMGALKSLFRGTTFITVARWMLHKRIRTKLDGAHPTGASHHQKIVIIDDCVAFCGGIDMTGERWDTRCHRDEEPRRRTPWNQPYKPWHDATTAVEGPVARALGDLFRDRWKRATGGEVLAPSPPSGDCWPHQLDADFTGQPIAISRTVPHMPDQTERREIEAMTIELIGRARRHIYAESQYFASRKVAEAIARRIDEPDGPEIILINPLAAQGWLEPIAMDTARARLIEALRRRPGAADRFRVYHPYTAGGHPIYVHAKILIVDDQVIRVGSSNFNNRSMALDTECDLTLDAGLSDDPARARARIVAIRDDLIAEHLGCDADEIGAAIDAAGSIGVAIERLRDRPGRTLRPYETPDLTEIEKWLADNELLDPESPDEMFESLAKRDLLKHLRWR, from the coding sequence ATGCCGCCCCCCGCGACCGATCCGCCCGAACCCTTGCCCGATCGCGCCACGAGCTGGCGCACGGAAACCGCCACCCGCGCCACCGTGATCGTCGATGCCGACGAATATTTCGCCGCCGCGCGATCCGCCATGCTGAAGGCGAAGCATCGCATCCTGCTGATCGGCTGGGATTTCGATGCGCGGATCGATCTGGGCACCAGTGCGGAGGCGCCGCGCGCGCCGCGCCGGGTCGGCCGCTTCATCCTGTGGCTGGTGAAGCGCAACCCCGATCTCCAGGTCTATCTGCTGCGATGGGACATGGGCGCGCTGAAATCGCTGTTCCGCGGCACCACCTTCATCACCGTCGCGCGCTGGATGCTGCACAAGCGCATCCGCACCAAGCTGGACGGCGCGCATCCGACCGGCGCCTCGCACCATCAGAAGATCGTCATCATCGACGATTGCGTGGCCTTCTGCGGCGGCATCGACATGACCGGCGAGCGCTGGGACACGCGCTGCCACCGCGACGAGGAGCCGCGCCGCCGCACGCCGTGGAACCAGCCCTACAAGCCGTGGCACGACGCGACGACGGCGGTGGAGGGGCCCGTCGCCCGCGCGCTGGGCGATCTGTTCCGCGATCGCTGGAAGCGGGCGACCGGCGGCGAGGTGCTGGCCCCATCGCCGCCCTCCGGCGATTGCTGGCCGCACCAGCTCGACGCGGATTTCACCGGCCAGCCGATCGCCATCTCGCGCACCGTGCCGCACATGCCCGACCAGACCGAGCGGCGAGAGATCGAGGCGATGACGATCGAGCTGATCGGCCGCGCGCGCCGCCACATCTATGCCGAGAGCCAGTATTTCGCCTCGCGCAAGGTGGCCGAGGCGATCGCCCGGCGGATCGACGAGCCGGACGGGCCGGAAATCATCCTCATCAATCCTCTGGCGGCGCAGGGCTGGCTGGAGCCGATCGCGATGGATACCGCGCGCGCCCGGCTGATCGAGGCGCTGCGCCGCCGTCCGGGCGCGGCGGATCGCTTCCGCGTCTATCACCCCTACACGGCGGGCGGACATCCGATCTACGTCCACGCCAAGATATTGATCGTGGACGATCAGGTGATCCGGGTAGGATCGTCCAACTTCAACAACCGGTCGATGGCGCTCGATACCGAATGCGACCTGACGCTGGATGCGGGTCTCTCGGACGATCCGGCGCGGGCCCGCGCGCGCATCGTGGCGATCCGCGACGATCTGATCGCCGAGCATCTCGGCTGCGACGCCGACGAGATCGGCGCGGCGATCGACGCGGCGGGGTCGATCGGCGTGGCGATCGAGCGGCTGCGCGACCGGCCGGGACGGACGCTGCGGCCCTATGAGACGCCCGACCTCACCGAGATCGAGAAATGGCTGGCGGACAACGAACTGCTCGACCCGGAATCCCCCGACGAGATGTTCGAGAGCCTGGCCAAACGCGACCTGCTGAAGCATCTGCGCTGGCGGTGA
- a CDS encoding HNH endonuclease, which produces MYHPDVIRHPDSCPTLVLNADYTPLSYYPLSLWPWQTAVKAVFLERVDVVDLYDREVRSPTHTIRLPSVIALRQYVKPSQHPAFTRFNLFLRDRFACQYCGSPHDLTFDHVVPRAQGGRTTWENVSTACAPCNLKKGGRTPRQAHMALSEEPFRPTSWQLQENGRAFPPNYLHQSWRDWLYWDVELEA; this is translated from the coding sequence ATGTACCATCCCGATGTTATCCGTCACCCCGATAGCTGCCCCACGCTGGTCCTCAACGCCGATTACACGCCGCTGAGCTATTATCCGCTGAGCCTGTGGCCGTGGCAGACGGCGGTGAAGGCGGTGTTCCTCGAACGGGTCGATGTCGTCGATCTGTACGATCGCGAGGTGCGCAGCCCGACGCACACGATCCGCCTGCCCTCGGTCATCGCGCTGCGCCAATATGTGAAGCCCTCGCAACATCCCGCCTTCACCCGCTTCAACCTGTTCCTGCGCGATCGCTTCGCCTGCCAATATTGCGGTAGCCCGCACGATCTGACCTTCGATCATGTCGTGCCGCGCGCGCAAGGCGGGCGGACGACGTGGGAGAATGTGTCCACCGCCTGCGCGCCCTGCAACCTCAAGAAAGGCGGCCGCACCCCGCGCCAGGCGCATATGGCGCTGAGCGAGGAGCCGTTCCGCCCGACGAGCTGGCAGCTTCAGGAAAACGGCCGGGCGTTTCCGCCGAACTATCTGCACCAGAGCTGGCGCGACTGGCTCTATTGGGACGTCGAACTGGAGGCGTGA
- the gluQRS gene encoding tRNA glutamyl-Q(34) synthetase GluQRS, which translates to MTITTRFAPSPTGPLHLGHAASAMLAHDAARAAGGRFLLRIEDIDPGRARQGFVTGIEDDLRWLGLDWDGPVVRQSARLPLYADALDRLKAMGLVYPCFCTRAEIAASASAPHGPEGAIYPGTCRALSDAVRAERMMREPHCWRLDMAPAVARAGPLDWHDRVAGRIAAIPDAQGDVVLARKDAPVSYHLAVTLDDAAQGVTLVVRGADLFAATHIHRLLQALLGLPTPDYWHHPLLTGPDGRRLAKRDGAKSLAELRAGGADPKALLAGLRAQLGLSPARA; encoded by the coding sequence ATGACGATCACGACCCGCTTCGCGCCGAGCCCGACCGGCCCGCTGCACCTCGGCCATGCCGCCTCGGCGATGCTGGCGCATGATGCCGCGCGGGCGGCGGGCGGACGCTTCCTGCTGCGGATCGAGGATATCGATCCGGGCCGGGCGCGGCAGGGCTTCGTCACCGGGATCGAAGATGATCTGCGCTGGCTGGGGCTCGATTGGGATGGGCCGGTGGTGCGGCAATCGGCGCGGCTGCCGCTCTATGCCGACGCGCTCGATCGGCTGAAGGCAATGGGCCTCGTCTATCCCTGTTTCTGCACCCGCGCCGAGATCGCGGCGAGCGCGTCGGCGCCGCATGGGCCGGAGGGCGCGATCTATCCGGGCACCTGTCGCGCTTTGTCTGATGCGGTCCGCGCCGAGCGGATGATGCGTGAGCCGCATTGCTGGCGGCTCGACATGGCCCCAGCCGTCGCGCGCGCCGGGCCGCTCGACTGGCACGATCGGGTCGCGGGGCGGATCGCCGCGATCCCTGACGCACAGGGTGACGTCGTGCTGGCGCGCAAGGACGCGCCGGTCTCCTATCATCTCGCCGTCACGCTGGACGATGCGGCGCAAGGCGTAACCCTTGTGGTGCGCGGCGCGGATCTGTTCGCGGCGACCCACATCCACCGGCTGCTTCAGGCGCTGCTCGGCCTGCCGACGCCGGATTATTGGCACCACCCGCTGCTCACCGGGCCGGACGGGCGGCGGCTGGCCAAGCGCGACGGAGCGAAGAGTCTGGCGGAATTGCGGGCCGGGGGCGCCGACCCTAAAGCGCTGCTCGCGGGCCTGCGCGCGCAACTTGGCTTATCCCCTGCGCGGGCGTAG
- a CDS encoding HIG1 domain-containing protein → MATTLLVILIVLLAIGALVSLVRGVILFMQQQREDVLNGTEVNVSGLRQNRMMWRRIQFQAAAVLAAALLLFISRS, encoded by the coding sequence ATGGCTACCACCCTCCTCGTCATCCTGATCGTCCTGCTCGCGATCGGCGCGCTCGTCTCGCTGGTTCGCGGCGTGATCCTGTTCATGCAGCAACAGCGCGAGGATGTGCTGAACGGCACCGAGGTGAACGTGTCCGGCCTGCGCCAGAACAGGATGATGTGGCGGCGCATCCAGTTCCAGGCGGCGGCCGTGCTCGCCGCCGCGCTGCTGCTGTTCATCAGCCGCAGCTGA